The proteins below come from a single Natrinema sp. SYSU A 869 genomic window:
- a CDS encoding metal-dependent hydrolase: MVDVTGHLGMALLFAAPAWMVWGRRGALGFTAFALATAMLPDTDLALRHMFPVTHHGVTHTVLFVVLMSVLAGTVAARYLTDWFNANRRIRSSEITSETVFIFATAGLTVGGISHLFADILSAPDIAPPLSPFWPLYSEPVIVDAIYYGSPFWNVGLLTAGVGLHLLLARNERYPLETRYRIGASEDSQYRASDDD, from the coding sequence ATGGTCGACGTTACCGGCCACCTCGGGATGGCGCTGTTGTTCGCCGCACCGGCGTGGATGGTCTGGGGCCGACGCGGTGCGCTTGGGTTCACGGCCTTTGCGTTAGCGACGGCGATGCTCCCCGATACCGATCTGGCGCTTCGACATATGTTCCCAGTTACCCACCACGGGGTGACGCACACGGTCCTGTTCGTCGTCCTAATGAGCGTTCTCGCCGGAACCGTCGCCGCCCGGTACCTGACCGACTGGTTCAACGCCAATCGCAGGATCCGGAGCTCCGAAATCACAAGCGAGACTGTTTTCATCTTCGCTACGGCGGGGCTGACCGTCGGCGGAATCAGCCACCTGTTCGCGGACATCCTCTCCGCACCCGATATCGCGCCACCGCTTTCGCCGTTCTGGCCCCTCTACTCAGAGCCAGTGATCGTCGACGCGATCTACTACGGGTCGCCGTTCTGGAACGTCGGGCTGCTCACCGCCGGCGTGGGACTCCACCTGCTGCTCGCTCGAAACGAGCGCTACCCGCTCGAGACCCGCTACCGAATCGGTGCCTCCGAGGACTCACAGTATCGCGCGAGCGACGATGACTGA
- a CDS encoding DUF790 family protein codes for MLTKDLLRVSRAGGGYHPQFADRSHRPLAARVIGTYQGHVGEPRAALESALTELERDAEDFKLVRGLSALLEREATFETDAAVEPEHARRAAFKAAEAVGVVTADERAMALIRASESLDVSADDLETALYADLEERQVLTAVEPRWDPDGLVAQYNLSLAQTALFDATELRVRSSDPKALISAIKRLRLMYEIRQLDSEETDGAPDISDREVVVTGPTHLFRATRRYGTRFARLLRTVAKSERWSLAATIDDRGTERTLSLSHEDPIRVPDAEPVANVSFDSGVEADFAARFSNLGLEWDLVREPEPLATGTRVMIPDFAFEYEHGDFRLFFEIMGFWTPEYVEKKLSQLSDLEDVDMLVAVDESLGVGEEIAARDHRAIPYSGTVRVKDVADVLREYERQLVAESAAALPDELRPDEAVITLETLAARHGVSADALADKTVPEHDQVGRTLIRPAVLDTLADEIEPGMDLADAEAVLEEDGISDSSAILSRLDYRVEWDGLAGGTIVERE; via the coding sequence ATGCTGACGAAGGACCTGCTCCGCGTCTCGCGAGCCGGTGGCGGCTACCACCCCCAGTTCGCAGACCGGAGCCACCGCCCGCTCGCGGCCCGGGTCATCGGCACATACCAGGGTCACGTCGGCGAACCGCGCGCCGCCCTCGAGTCCGCACTTACCGAGCTCGAGCGCGATGCCGAGGACTTCAAACTCGTTCGCGGCCTCTCGGCACTGCTCGAGCGCGAGGCGACGTTCGAGACCGACGCAGCGGTCGAGCCTGAACACGCCCGCCGGGCCGCATTCAAGGCCGCCGAGGCGGTCGGCGTTGTCACAGCGGACGAACGCGCGATGGCGCTCATCCGCGCGAGCGAGTCGCTCGATGTCTCGGCCGACGACCTCGAGACTGCCCTCTACGCCGATCTCGAGGAGCGCCAGGTCCTGACCGCGGTCGAACCGCGCTGGGATCCCGACGGGCTGGTCGCCCAGTACAACCTCTCGCTGGCACAGACGGCCCTATTCGACGCAACCGAGCTGCGAGTCCGCTCGAGCGATCCGAAAGCGCTGATCTCGGCGATCAAACGCCTGCGATTGATGTACGAGATCCGGCAGCTCGATAGTGAGGAGACGGACGGAGCACCCGATATCTCGGACCGCGAAGTCGTCGTTACTGGCCCGACCCACCTCTTTCGTGCGACGCGGCGGTACGGGACCCGTTTTGCCCGACTCCTCAGGACGGTCGCGAAGAGCGAGCGGTGGTCGCTCGCGGCGACGATCGACGACCGCGGGACTGAACGAACGCTCTCGCTCTCCCACGAGGACCCGATTCGTGTCCCCGACGCCGAACCGGTGGCCAACGTCTCGTTCGACAGCGGCGTCGAAGCCGACTTCGCCGCCCGATTTTCGAACTTGGGCCTCGAGTGGGACCTTGTCCGCGAGCCGGAACCGCTCGCGACGGGAACGCGAGTGATGATTCCGGACTTCGCCTTCGAGTACGAACACGGCGATTTCCGCCTCTTTTTCGAGATCATGGGGTTTTGGACGCCCGAGTACGTCGAGAAGAAACTCTCACAGCTGTCGGATCTCGAGGACGTGGACATGCTCGTCGCCGTCGACGAATCGCTCGGCGTGGGCGAAGAGATCGCCGCCCGCGACCACCGGGCAATTCCCTACTCCGGGACGGTACGGGTCAAAGACGTCGCCGACGTCCTCCGGGAGTACGAACGGCAGTTGGTCGCCGAGAGCGCGGCCGCGCTTCCCGACGAGCTCCGGCCGGACGAGGCCGTGATCACGCTGGAAACGCTGGCGGCGCGCCACGGCGTGAGCGCCGACGCGCTCGCGGACAAGACTGTCCCCGAGCACGACCAGGTCGGGCGGACGCTGATTCGGCCCGCCGTGCTCGACACGCTCGCCGACGAGATCGAACCCGGCATGGACCTCGCTGACGCCGAGGCAGTACTCGAGGAAGATGGAATCTCCGACTCGAGTGCAATCCTCTCGCGGCTTGACTATCGCGTCGAGTGGGATGGACTGGCCGGCGGGACGATCGTCGAACGAGAGTGA
- a CDS encoding SHOCT domain-containing protein has translation MDAIEGSGRERSGETPWNRLRENASGIASLLVTAIWLGAMFTGQDWWLAALLVGYIAVVPVVAILFDEERDADDREWDDSRTDETVRKSEPTTTEPATDTRDALETLRERYAAGELTDEQFERKLEQLLDTETLEDAQAWARERNQADQTDSRERDRDREPEFER, from the coding sequence ATGGATGCGATCGAGGGGAGCGGTCGCGAGCGCAGCGGGGAGACGCCGTGGAATCGCCTTCGCGAGAACGCGTCCGGCATCGCGTCGCTGCTCGTGACGGCGATCTGGCTCGGCGCGATGTTCACCGGCCAGGACTGGTGGCTCGCAGCGTTGCTCGTCGGCTACATCGCCGTCGTGCCGGTCGTCGCGATTCTGTTCGACGAGGAACGGGACGCGGACGACCGGGAATGGGATGACTCGAGGACGGACGAGACGGTACGGAAATCCGAGCCGACGACGACCGAACCTGCCACCGACACGCGTGACGCACTCGAGACCCTTCGCGAACGGTACGCTGCGGGCGAGTTGACCGACGAGCAGTTCGAACGCAAACTCGAGCAGCTGCTGGACACGGAAACGCTCGAGGACGCACAGGCGTGGGCTCGAGAGCGAAACCAAGCGGATCAGACCGACAGTCGAGAACGGGACCGGGATCGAGAGCCCGAGTTCGAACGCTGA
- the mnhG gene encoding monovalent cation/H(+) antiporter subunit G, with product MIHTAVVIALIAVGAFFLTVGTIGLLRLPNVYNRMHATSKPTTLGTAAIFLAGFVEFGPGSEGLTALIGIVFLFLTVPTGAHMIARAAERIGIPFLGSVTWPDPSAVERPEQLEHSERSDEAEPTDD from the coding sequence ATGATACACACCGCTGTCGTGATCGCGCTGATCGCCGTGGGTGCGTTCTTCCTGACCGTTGGCACGATCGGCCTGTTGCGGCTGCCCAATGTCTACAACCGGATGCACGCCACGAGCAAGCCGACGACGCTCGGCACCGCCGCGATTTTCCTGGCCGGCTTCGTCGAGTTCGGTCCCGGTTCGGAAGGGCTGACCGCGCTCATCGGGATCGTCTTCCTCTTCCTGACGGTCCCCACCGGTGCACACATGATCGCCCGTGCCGCCGAGCGGATCGGCATCCCCTTCCTCGGTAGCGTCACCTGGCCCGACCCGTCGGCGGTCGAACGACCGGAGCAACTCGAACACAGCGAGCGATCCGACGAGGCCGAACCGACCGACGACTAG
- a CDS encoding FxLYD domain-containing protein: protein MTALAGCSGGDDTDRESGGTNNDDSGNGDDNSGGNGDANGGDDLIELLNHEWYSDGSFSSGVRGQVENVSDETLGYVEISVYFIDADGVQFEESLANTSDLAAGRVWEFEAMFLGDDSSRIEEYEVEADVTNI, encoded by the coding sequence ATGACCGCACTCGCAGGCTGTAGCGGAGGCGACGATACGGACCGCGAGAGTGGTGGCACGAATAACGACGACTCAGGGAACGGTGACGACAACAGTGGTGGGAATGGTGACGCAAACGGAGGCGATGATCTTATCGAACTCCTTAATCACGAATGGTACAGCGATGGCTCGTTCAGTTCCGGAGTGCGGGGACAAGTGGAAAACGTCTCTGATGAGACACTTGGGTACGTGGAGATCTCAGTCTACTTCATTGATGCAGACGGCGTACAATTCGAGGAAAGCCTCGCTAATACCTCCGACCTAGCCGCTGGTCGTGTTTGGGAGTTTGAAGCGATGTTCCTTGGCGATGATTCATCTCGAATAGAGGAATACGAGGTCGAGGCTGACGTTACCAATATCTGA
- a CDS encoding MnhB domain-containing protein: MTTVIMRTTARAIVPIILVVSISLFFEGHNLPGGGFIGGVLTTTAFAIVYMAFGLDFLERGILGRDVDPGKGPSRDRVVLAYRRLFAYGFAIAVASGLTPLLFGRNFLTQTFVMLEGIPIYDHLEVASALAFDFGVYCVVVGGLLTILSVVGAE; this comes from the coding sequence ATGACGACGGTCATCATGCGCACGACTGCTCGAGCGATCGTCCCGATCATTCTGGTCGTTTCGATCTCGCTGTTCTTCGAGGGACACAACCTCCCCGGCGGCGGGTTCATCGGCGGCGTGCTCACGACGACCGCCTTCGCGATCGTCTACATGGCCTTCGGGCTGGATTTCTTAGAGCGGGGGATCCTCGGTCGCGACGTCGATCCCGGCAAGGGACCCTCACGGGATCGCGTCGTGCTGGCATATCGTCGCCTCTTCGCCTACGGCTTCGCTATCGCGGTCGCCAGCGGCCTCACGCCATTGCTGTTCGGCCGCAACTTCCTCACGCAGACGTTCGTCATGCTCGAGGGGATTCCGATCTACGATCATCTCGAGGTCGCGAGCGCGCTTGCGTTCGACTTCGGTGTCTACTGCGTGGTCGTCGGCGGGCTGCTCACGATCCTCTCGGTGGTGGGAGCCGAATGA
- a CDS encoding metal-dependent hydrolase: MELTWHGHSTWHVTVGETDLLIDPFFDNPKTDLEPADIDTPDYVLLTHGHADHIAHAGEFSDATLVATPEIVSYCEDEFGYDDAVGGMGMNLGGTVKCGDAYVTMTRADHTNGIMTENDASGGMPAGFVISDTKPTQVSDEESTTFYNAGDTSLMTEMREVIGPYLEPDAAAVPIGDHFTMGPMQAAIAVDWLDIDHAFPQHYDTFPPIEQDPEDFASEVRGTGSDADVHTLEADEPFELEP; this comes from the coding sequence ATGGAACTCACCTGGCACGGCCACTCGACGTGGCACGTCACCGTTGGGGAGACCGACCTGCTGATCGATCCGTTCTTCGACAACCCGAAGACGGATCTCGAGCCGGCTGACATCGACACGCCCGACTATGTCCTCTTGACACACGGCCACGCCGACCACATCGCTCACGCGGGCGAGTTCTCGGACGCGACGCTGGTCGCGACGCCGGAGATCGTCTCCTACTGCGAGGACGAGTTCGGCTACGACGACGCTGTCGGGGGAATGGGGATGAACCTCGGCGGGACCGTCAAATGTGGCGACGCCTACGTCACGATGACCCGCGCTGACCACACGAACGGGATCATGACCGAAAACGACGCGAGCGGCGGGATGCCGGCTGGGTTCGTCATCTCGGACACGAAGCCCACGCAAGTCAGTGACGAAGAGTCGACGACGTTCTACAATGCGGGCGACACGTCCCTCATGACCGAAATGCGCGAGGTTATCGGACCGTATCTTGAGCCTGACGCTGCCGCGGTACCGATCGGCGACCACTTCACGATGGGACCGATGCAGGCCGCCATCGCCGTCGATTGGCTCGACATCGACCACGCCTTCCCGCAACATTACGATACCTTCCCGCCGATCGAACAGGACCCCGAGGACTTCGCCAGTGAGGTCCGCGGGACCGGCAGTGATGCCGACGTTCACACCCTCGAGGCCGACGAGCCGTTCGAACTCGAGCCCTGA
- a CDS encoding Na+/H+ antiporter subunit E produces the protein MRVRTWPVVGVVFAVLWVFVVGQPLTPISLVRGFLTGLLVGLPVAYVFRRLYSKYIDLGRGVRALPYAGLYLGAFTWELLRANVDVAYRVLSPGMPIEPEVILVPLRVESDIAITVIANSITITPGTVTLDYDEETNALYVHGVNGRDPEAIAEPIRTWEDYALELFNEEASPSDPPPEIVVSGGERDRGPDRQAGGIGDD, from the coding sequence ATGCGAGTCCGGACCTGGCCGGTCGTCGGCGTCGTCTTCGCCGTTCTGTGGGTGTTCGTCGTCGGACAGCCGCTGACCCCGATCTCACTCGTCCGCGGCTTCCTCACCGGGCTGCTCGTCGGCCTGCCGGTGGCGTACGTCTTCCGGCGGCTGTACAGCAAGTACATCGATCTCGGACGCGGGGTTCGGGCGCTCCCCTACGCCGGGCTCTACCTGGGTGCGTTCACCTGGGAACTCCTGCGGGCGAACGTCGACGTCGCCTACCGGGTGCTCTCGCCCGGCATGCCGATCGAACCCGAGGTAATCCTGGTGCCGCTTCGGGTCGAGTCCGACATCGCGATCACGGTAATCGCGAACAGCATCACGATCACGCCCGGAACCGTGACGTTGGACTACGACGAGGAAACCAACGCGCTGTACGTCCACGGCGTTAACGGCCGCGACCCCGAGGCGATCGCCGAACCGATCCGTACGTGGGAGGACTACGCCCTCGAACTGTTCAACGAGGAGGCGTCGCCGTCGGATCCGCCGCCGGAAATCGTCGTCTCCGGCGGGGAAAGAGACAGGGGGCCGGATCGCCAAGCGGGAGGTATCGGCGATGACTGA
- a CDS encoding OsmC family protein has protein sequence MAKQVTTVSDEGYSATNEIRDFETTIDANGEEAPDTLETLLAAYGSCYVPALRVGGQQRGADDLGRIEIETSGELNDDDKLESVQFDIRVAADVDDDTGDEIIERAFELCKVHDALKDSLHADTSFEGDAF, from the coding sequence ATGGCGAAGCAGGTCACCACCGTTTCCGACGAAGGGTACAGCGCCACCAACGAGATTCGCGACTTCGAGACGACGATCGACGCCAACGGTGAGGAGGCCCCCGATACGCTCGAGACGCTACTCGCCGCCTACGGCTCCTGTTACGTGCCGGCGCTGCGCGTCGGCGGCCAGCAGCGAGGGGCCGACGACCTCGGGCGGATCGAGATCGAGACCAGTGGCGAACTCAACGACGACGACAAACTCGAGTCGGTCCAGTTCGACATCCGCGTCGCGGCCGACGTGGACGATGACACTGGCGACGAGATCATCGAGCGCGCCTTCGAACTCTGCAAGGTCCACGACGCGCTGAAAGACAGCCTGCACGCGGACACGAGTTTCGAGGGCGACGCGTTCTGA
- a CDS encoding proton-conducting transporter membrane subunit, with product MTATPVGTESTLVIAPMLVVLVAAAGTLLLGRHPRARAAVSLAGGAGYAIAVAAIDWFIVLAPDAPGIATYQVGNWPAPFGITLVADGLSAFMLTMVAILGAASLVFSTRHLPGGEGRSYYFPLFHFLALGVTGAFLTGDLFNLFVWFEVMLMASYVFVAYSGGPQHTRAAFWYVTLNLLASAVFLLGVGGIYATTGTLNMADLAQRLADPAAYGLEPVPVVGLLGLLLSVFAIKAGLVPFQFWIPTAYRAAPPQITALLAGATKKVGIYAIIRLSFTVFAGAEVAVDLPIPLLDVAIAGDSPLPFVGAALFVMAAASILLGGIGAVGRDSMEGVFAYSSIGQVGFIAIPVAIAATAASPGLRKFAIIAALVYALNHTLAKGLLFLAVGTVRSATGTSRFADLGGLARRSPPLAIAVFVGSLALVGIPPLSGFFGKFLVFDAAARAAAGPVLVVLLVGSLLTIAYVTRLWNQSFWGARTDAVEAATIDSVQVAILVALAVAIIAVGIGFEPVYEFAETAAEAALDTEGYVDAVNPQSASELGGSSGGDH from the coding sequence ATGACGGCGACGCCAGTCGGCACGGAATCGACACTCGTGATCGCGCCGATGCTAGTCGTCCTCGTCGCAGCCGCCGGAACGCTGCTGCTCGGCCGGCATCCCCGGGCTCGAGCGGCCGTCAGTCTCGCCGGCGGCGCGGGCTACGCGATCGCGGTCGCAGCGATCGACTGGTTCATCGTCCTCGCGCCGGACGCGCCGGGGATCGCGACGTATCAGGTCGGCAACTGGCCGGCCCCCTTCGGGATCACACTCGTCGCCGACGGCCTGTCGGCGTTCATGTTGACTATGGTCGCGATCCTCGGGGCCGCGTCGCTGGTCTTCTCGACCAGACACCTCCCCGGCGGCGAAGGGCGCAGTTACTACTTCCCGCTCTTTCACTTCCTCGCACTGGGCGTCACCGGCGCGTTCCTCACTGGCGACCTGTTCAACCTCTTCGTTTGGTTCGAGGTGATGTTGATGGCCAGTTACGTTTTCGTCGCCTACAGTGGCGGCCCCCAGCACACCCGCGCCGCGTTCTGGTACGTGACGCTCAACCTGCTGGCCAGCGCCGTCTTCCTGCTCGGCGTCGGCGGCATCTACGCGACGACGGGGACGCTCAACATGGCCGATCTCGCCCAGCGGCTCGCCGACCCGGCAGCTTACGGGCTCGAGCCCGTACCGGTCGTCGGCCTCCTCGGCTTGCTCCTATCGGTGTTCGCGATCAAGGCCGGCCTCGTCCCATTCCAGTTCTGGATTCCGACGGCCTACCGAGCCGCACCGCCACAGATCACCGCGCTGCTAGCCGGGGCAACGAAAAAGGTCGGGATCTACGCCATCATCCGGCTCTCATTTACCGTGTTCGCCGGCGCGGAGGTCGCCGTCGACCTTCCGATTCCGCTTCTGGACGTGGCAATCGCGGGCGATTCGCCGCTGCCGTTCGTCGGCGCGGCGCTGTTCGTCATGGCGGCTGCCAGCATCCTTCTAGGCGGTATCGGGGCCGTCGGCCGCGACTCCATGGAAGGTGTCTTCGCCTACTCGAGTATCGGCCAAGTCGGATTCATCGCGATCCCGGTCGCGATCGCGGCGACGGCGGCCAGCCCGGGACTGCGCAAGTTCGCGATCATCGCCGCGCTGGTGTACGCGCTCAACCACACGCTGGCGAAGGGACTGCTCTTCCTCGCTGTCGGGACGGTCAGATCCGCAACGGGAACGAGCCGCTTTGCCGACCTCGGTGGACTGGCCAGGCGGTCGCCACCGCTGGCGATCGCCGTGTTCGTCGGGTCGCTCGCGCTCGTCGGCATCCCGCCGCTGTCGGGCTTCTTCGGGAAGTTCCTCGTCTTCGACGCCGCCGCTCGAGCGGCGGCCGGGCCCGTCCTCGTCGTCTTGCTCGTCGGGTCGCTGTTGACGATCGCGTACGTGACCCGGCTGTGGAATCAGAGCTTCTGGGGGGCACGGACGGACGCCGTCGAGGCGGCGACGATCGATTCCGTGCAGGTCGCGATCCTCGTCGCCCTCGCTGTCGCGATTATCGCGGTCGGTATCGGCTTCGAGCCCGTCTACGAGTTCGCGGAGACCGCCGCCGAGGCCGCACTCGATACTGAGGGCTACGTCGACGCCGTCAACCCTCAGTCGGCAAGCGAACTGGGAGGGTCAAGCGGGGGTGACCACTGA
- a CDS encoding sodium:proton antiporter translates to MTGVVLAATVGSLFALGTFLLLRRDLIRVVWGLAIISQAANVYLLAMGGIAPATADSVPILAGHGDHVPQTADPLVQALVLTAIVIGFGMTAFALVLSYRVYEEHDTLDVTELGDRE, encoded by the coding sequence ATGACGGGGGTCGTCCTCGCAGCCACGGTCGGTTCGCTGTTCGCTCTCGGGACCTTCCTCCTCCTGCGGCGGGACCTGATCCGGGTCGTCTGGGGGCTGGCGATCATCAGTCAGGCCGCGAACGTCTATCTGCTGGCGATGGGCGGGATCGCGCCGGCGACCGCCGATTCGGTGCCGATCCTCGCCGGCCACGGCGATCACGTTCCGCAGACGGCCGACCCGCTGGTGCAGGCGCTCGTGTTGACCGCGATCGTGATCGGCTTTGGCATGACCGCGTTCGCGCTCGTGCTGTCGTACCGGGTCTACGAGGAACACGACACGCTGGACGTGACGGAACTCGGTGATCGCGAATGA
- a CDS encoding cation:proton antiporter, whose amino-acid sequence MTESDPAVLEMAIRAALVLVSGLCVLCGYRVIRGPTNPDRVVALDAIATNVVAIAVLFALLTDRGLFITVSLVLAIIGFIATVAVAKFVTEGEVIE is encoded by the coding sequence ATGACTGAGAGCGATCCCGCCGTCCTCGAGATGGCGATCCGTGCGGCGTTAGTCCTCGTCAGCGGGCTCTGTGTCCTGTGTGGCTACCGCGTGATCCGCGGGCCGACGAACCCGGACCGCGTGGTCGCCTTAGACGCCATCGCGACGAACGTCGTGGCGATTGCGGTCCTGTTCGCCCTGCTGACCGATCGGGGCCTCTTTATCACCGTGAGCCTCGTGCTCGCGATCATCGGCTTCATCGCGACCGTCGCCGTCGCTAAGTTCGTCACCGAAGGTGAGGTGATCGAATGA
- a CDS encoding response regulator: MSHPPSTDPVSLLLVEDNPGDVRLIEEAFKSAGFETTFHTVTDGDAALEFLQNRAATESGPDIDLVLLDLNLPRTGGFEVLETIKNDPELTSLPVLVLTSSEANEDIVKSYELCANAYLTKPTDPGEFADIGRAVEAFWFDEATLPPVPS, from the coding sequence GTGTCTCACCCTCCCTCCACCGATCCCGTCTCTCTCTTGCTCGTCGAGGATAATCCCGGTGACGTTCGGCTCATCGAGGAAGCCTTCAAATCGGCGGGATTCGAAACGACGTTTCACACGGTCACCGACGGTGACGCCGCTCTCGAGTTCCTGCAAAACCGAGCGGCGACCGAGTCCGGTCCCGACATCGACCTCGTCTTACTGGACCTGAACCTGCCCAGAACGGGCGGGTTCGAAGTCCTCGAGACGATCAAGAACGATCCGGAGCTGACGTCGTTGCCGGTGCTCGTTCTTACCAGTTCGGAGGCGAACGAAGACATCGTCAAGAGCTACGAGTTGTGTGCGAACGCCTACCTCACGAAGCCGACCGATCCCGGTGAGTTCGCCGACATCGGCCGCGCGGTCGAAGCGTTCTGGTTCGACGAGGCGACGCTGCCACCGGTTCCCTCGTAA